tggatgtgaagaatgcttttcttcaaggagaattagaggatgaagtctacatgagaCCACCTCATGGTCTTGAGAACATggtgaagccaggaaatgttctCAGATTAAAGAAGGCAATttatggcttgaagcaatctccaagagcttggtaccatAAGTTGAGCACCACCctcaatggaagaggctttgtaaagtcagaagctgatcacaccctcttcacattAACTAGTAAGCAAGGTATTGTGGTCATcttagtctatgtggatgacattaTCATCACTGGTAGCAACAAGGAAGGTATTCTCTCAactaaaatatttcttaaaaatgcctttgatatcaaagatttgggagagttgaagtacttccttgggattgagatatgccgctctaaagaggggttattcttatctcaaaggaagtacacacttgatatATTAAATGAGGCAGGAAACCTTGGGAGTAAAAAGGCAAAGACTCCATTAGAAGAAGGATACAAGGTGCTGAGAGAGGGGGAGTATGAGTCTACACCATTTGGAGATATCAAGAAGTATAGAAGAATGGTGGGCAAGCtcatctatctaaccatcaccagaccagatgtgtgctttgctgtgaatcaagtgagtcaacacatgAGAGATCCTAAGGTGCATCATTGGaatatggtggagaggatcttaaGGTACCTAAGAGAGGCGTCTggccaaggagtatggatggcatgtaacaagagtactgaagttgttggaTATTCTGATGCTGATTTGGCTGGAGAcagagttgataggagatcaactacaggctactgcaccttcattggaggaaacctggtcacatggaagagcaagaagcagaaggtggtgtccttctcaagtgctgaggcagagtatagatcaatgaggaagctcacAAGTGAGCTTATATGGATCAAGGGACTGCTAAGGGACTTGGGTATTGAGATCAACacaccaatgactatgcattgtgacaaccaggtagcaatacacattgcatctaactcagtctttcatgagaggacaaaacacatagaagtggacagccacaaggtgagacaggcAGTGGAACAACAAGTGATTcttccatgctacacaagaagtgaagatcaactagctgacatattcaccaaggcagctAGCAGCAAGGTTTGTGAGTTCATTCATCCTAAGCTTGGACTCATAGAcctctcttgtcactgatcctCTTGTCATGAaatgttctactctttttcctttgcttagtttttatcccaagtggtttttctaagtaaaggttttaatgagggaatacttcatggtttccaagcttgaccaagtccctatggtcaagcttgagggggagtgttgacatgaagagaATAAAGAGCAAGAGTAAAGACATGAAGAACATGATTGATCATGAACAGGAGATCATGGACATGAGATCATCATGGACAGAAAATCATGGACAGAAAAACTGAAGCAATGAAATGTGTGAGACTGATTTAAATATCTTGCCTGAAGTCTTGGACGAATTTAAACAAGTGGAAGCAACTGGATAGAGCTGTTGGAGTGTGGAAACAAGCCAAAGTCGCATGATATGCTAaggaaagaagagaaaagagagtTGTCACTATCCGAAAGTGATTTCCTCAAATCTGGTCTTCATTAGTTTATTTATCTCCATTTGTTTATTCATTCACATTGTCTTATTCTCCTTTGCTAGATCTATTTATGTAACTATAGTAGATACTAAATCAATCTAAGGAAATATACTTCCTCATTACTCTCTCTCAGATTCTTAGaaaaccctaacaatacattctctttgttcttgataaATCATACAAACCATTCTCATAATCCATTCATATCAACAGAATGGCTAGCAAAGCCTCACGATGAACATCTGCAAGAACAATAAGACAGTCACACACACAAGAGACGTggatattatataattattaccAAGAAATGAAAGGAGTAACCATACCAGAATATTTCACACGTTTGTCCAAGAAAGACAGCAAGATGTTCAAATACTTCATTACATGAGATTCATCTCTGATATGTTTCGACAATAGTTTAAGAATCTTGATCTCTCTTTCTCCATGATACTTGAATGATTTCCTGATCACAATTCACACTTTTTTCTTTAGAAGTAGAAACAAAGATGAAATGTAACTAAGTCTGTTGATTTAGAAGAAACCCATACCTTCTCAAAATATTTCCACAAAAAAGAGAATGTAAGTTGTTAATCAATGCGTCTATGTATGGATTTAAGAATCCTTTGTTCTTATGGTCATCGTCCTCCATGTCCTTCTCAAGGCTGAGCAGACTCTTTATGAAACTCAAGGCAGAGGATTTTATAGCTTCTGAAGCTGTGGTGACTGTTGGAATTGAGAAAATGTCTGGAACAAGAGACTCTTCCCGACATAAGAAGGTGACGAGATTGGGGCTTTTGCTCATTGACAAGAAGCATGTGAACAATGAGCTTGGTTTCTCACTGCTGGAACCCTCCTGCTTAAAACTCTTGATCAACGGATTCACCGCTGAAAAGAATAGGTCCCAGAATTCAGAGCCGAGTTCACAATCCTCGTACTTTTTAAGAACACGAGCAATAATCTTCAGACATAAGGATCTCAACTCTTTAAACTGCTTTAGAGAAGTGCCAGCCTACACAAAAGCAAAAAGTGTCAAGTCAATGTTTTGTTTAGATAAGCAACaccaaataataattttacctGGTCGTGATTTGTTGAGACAATCTCTTTATCAATGTACTTTCTTCATCTATATTTGGAGCGTTGTTTACTAATAGCCGGACAACACATCCCATGAGAAAGTCAAGAAATGGTCGAACATGGAATACAATATCAAAGATTTTATGTATGTCTTGGATGACATGAAGAAAACCAGATTTCATCTTCCAGGACAAGGTAGAAAGAGCATCTACGTTGATATATTTCGAGAACTTGGACTTTTGGAAATAATCCAGAGAGCTTTTGCCGGAGCTCCAAAACAAGTCCGTTGCTTCATCTGATATGATGTTCAAAGGCTTCATCAACAATGCAAAGAAGAGGGAAAGTTCATTAACATCCAGCTGAGATATAACGCCAAGAACTGCCTTCCTGTTAAAGATACTTGTACgctgacaacaacaacaacaacaacaacaacaaaaatgttAGGAGCTAAGTGAGGTAAACTAAAAGAAGTATGTAATGTATGTACCTCACGCGACGCTGAATTCTTTAAACTCCCAACTTTTGGCATAAGGATTCTAACTACAAGAGAAACAAAGTGAGATCTGTGAGCTTCCTCAATGTCCTTGGAGAAGTTCCAGGTCGTGAGCTCTTCTCTCAGTCCTTTAGGCTTGATCAGATTCTCCAACCGATGGCGGTGTGGGAGTAAATAGTCATTCGACAGCACAAGAAACTCTAGGACACTCATTTGTATTTCAGCATCATTATCATCCAAGAACCTAGTAAAACATATCCAAAATGCAGAGAGACGTCAATGAAAATTTCCTTACTCCAAGATATTCAAAAGAACATTTGGTGTCAACCTGTACTGCAAAACGTCATTTACAAATTGACTAAAACGTGACGACCTTGTATTCATCATCAGCTTCAGCAAAGCCAACCACTGTTTAAGCAACCTCTTCCACTCCTCTCCTTTACAAGCTTCGCTGTAATATAGTCCGACACTGCAACGTTTTTAAAAACACTTGATGATGACAACAGATGAATCAAATTACTcttcaagaacaaaaaaaacatagagaCATATGATTACCTCAAAGGATTTTCGCTGTTGTACCCCATAAATTCCAATAGCAGAGGGAGAACATCAGAGGCATGAGACTGAGCAAACACTGGGAACTTTCTGTAAGGTCTTTAGCAACAGAGATACTACATCTGCAGTAGGCGTACCATTAAACGGGGAGATGAATGCATTGAAACTCTCCATCAGACCTGCGGATTGAAAAGAGACAAAACATCAGAACTGTAAAGAAGATAGACAGatagatgaaaataataatatcgacacgaaatacaaataatacagatagatgaaaataataatatcgaCACGAAATACAAATAATCAGAGAAAAACCTACCAGTATGCTTCTATGAAACGTTGCAGTTTCCATTCCCGCTATGAATGTGGAGTGCTTCAATTTTTAGTTGGCACTGGCCCAAATAATGAACAAAACCATTCCACAACGCGCTTGTGTGCTTCATCATAAGATCCGCAAGGCACTTAGATGCTGATTCCCAAATTTCAGTAGATCCATTATTTGTATGAAACAACCCTATCATTCCATTGAATACAAGCGGCAGATATGCATCATGTATCCTTCCATCAGGGAGATGCCGTACTGCGTCCAAATCCTTCTTACTCCGTAATGTG
This region of Brassica napus cultivar Da-Ae chromosome C5, Da-Ae, whole genome shotgun sequence genomic DNA includes:
- the LOC125587663 gene encoding uncharacterized protein LOC125587663, with the translated sequence MSVLEFLVLSNDYLLPHRHRLENLIKPKGLREELTTWNFSKDIEEAHRSHFVSLVVRILMPKVGSLKNSASRERTSIFNRKAVLGVISQLDVNELSLFFALLMKPLNIISDEATDLFWSSGKSSLDYFQKSKFSKYINVDALSTLSWKMKSGFLHVIQDIHKIFDIVFHVRPFLDFLMGCVVRLLVNNAPNIDEESTLIKRLSQQITTRLALL